Sequence from the Bacteroidota bacterium genome:
TGAGTTTTCTTTTTCAGAAATTTATTCGGAAAATTATTCTTACGTGTCGGAAAATATGCTGCCTGTTCTCGTTGAACGTTATCGTTTGAATTTCCTGGTAATCGATACAGCATTGATGAAAAAAAACATCGATCAACTGTTTCCGCCCGGCATCAGCCCAAAGCAGGTGTTCCGTAAGGATAGATTTATAGTATATTCAATGCCGGGAAATCAAAACCACAACAACGACCCGAAATGAACGGAAATTCTATTGGAAAAAATTCTTTTCTTGTTACCGGAGGCGCAGGATTCATCGGTTCCAATATCGTTCATTTCCTGGTGAAGAATAATGCGAAGGAAGTTCGTGTGCTGGATGATCTTTCAACCGGTTACAAAAAAAATCTCGAAGAAATTTCCGGCAAGATCCGTTTCATCGAAGCCGATATCCGTAACCCGGAGACTTGTATGAAAGCATGCGATTCGGTTGACATTGTTCTCCATCACGCAGCGCTTGGTTCTGTTCCTCGCAGTATTGCAAATCCGCTTGCGACCAATGCCGTGAATGTGGATGGATTTGTGAATATGCTGCATGCATCGGTTCAGAAAAAAATAAAACGTTTTGTTTATGCTTCTTCTTCTTCTGTTTATGGCGATGACATTCAAATGCCGAAAGTAGAAGAGCGTACGGGAAAATTGTTGTCGCCTTACGCAGTGACCAAAAGAACGAACGAAGAATATGCAAAAGTTTTTGCCGATGTGTATGGATTGCAAACGATCGGCCTCCGTTATTTCAATGTGTTTGGCCCGCATCAGAGTGTGAATGGACCGTATGCAGCCGTTATTCCTCTTTTCATTAATGCTTTGATGGAAGGAAAAAGTGCGACCATCTTCGGCGATGGAAAAAATACGCGCGATTTTACTTTTGTGGAAAATGTTGTTCGTGCGAATATGTGCGCCGCATTTGCAGACACCATCGGGACTTCTTCACCTGTTCTTAACATTGCTTTTGGTTCTACCGTTTCACTCAATGAATTGTTCAGTGTTATCGCCAGCCAGCTTGGTTCTTCATTGAAACCGGAGTATGGTGCTTTCCGCAAAGGAGATATACGCGATAGTTGGGCCGATATTTCAAAAGCAATTTCCCTTATCGGTTATCAGCCTGTTGTCGGATTGAATGAAGGTCTGAAAAAAACGATCGACTGGTTCAGGTCATTGGCCGGAAAATGATGACCCGGAAAAAAATTCTTTTCGTCCTGGGAAATATGAACCAGGGAGGGGCTGAACGGCAGTCCGTTTATCTGGCTGAATGGTTGCGTTCCAACACAACCCATGAATTGCGCTTCATTTCTTTTTC
This genomic interval carries:
- a CDS encoding SDR family oxidoreductase, whose translation is MNGNSIGKNSFLVTGGAGFIGSNIVHFLVKNNAKEVRVLDDLSTGYKKNLEEISGKIRFIEADIRNPETCMKACDSVDIVLHHAALGSVPRSIANPLATNAVNVDGFVNMLHASVQKKIKRFVYASSSSVYGDDIQMPKVEERTGKLLSPYAVTKRTNEEYAKVFADVYGLQTIGLRYFNVFGPHQSVNGPYAAVIPLFINALMEGKSATIFGDGKNTRDFTFVENVVRANMCAAFADTIGTSSPVLNIAFGSTVSLNELFSVIASQLGSSLKPEYGAFRKGDIRDSWADISKAISLIGYQPVVGLNEGLKKTIDWFRSLAGK